One genomic window of Psychrobacter cibarius includes the following:
- a CDS encoding beta-ketoacyl-ACP synthase III encodes MTTCITGTGLYIPPYSISNEELVDSFNKYVENYNAKHADEIAAGTLTALEPSSAAFIEKVSGIKSRYVMEKDGILDPEIMAPVIPYRHLGEELSIMAEMGTAALKDALADAGLEANDLDGIILACSNFQRTYPAVAIEIQNAIGMIGGFAYDMNVACSAATFGLSQAHGSIVSGLAKRIAVVNVEITSAHLNWRNRDSHFIFGDVATASIVEELDTPKGYEILNSKLFTQFSTNIKNEYGFMDRSEFLAAQTEMYPDIKEPVTDKLFLQNGRKVFREVCPKVSEVITEHLQENDIATSDVKMMWLHQANANMLDLILRTVIGKEADKAIVPSVIAEFANTSSASPMIVFHRYKDELASGDLGVICSFGAGYSIGSVLVRKV; translated from the coding sequence ATGACGACTTGTATCACAGGCACTGGCCTGTATATTCCGCCTTATAGCATCAGTAATGAAGAGCTAGTAGATTCATTTAATAAGTATGTTGAGAATTATAATGCAAAGCATGCTGACGAGATAGCAGCAGGAACTTTGACTGCCCTAGAGCCTTCTTCAGCGGCCTTTATCGAAAAAGTATCTGGTATCAAATCACGTTATGTGATGGAAAAGGATGGTATTTTAGATCCTGAAATCATGGCACCAGTGATTCCTTATCGTCATTTAGGTGAAGAGCTGTCTATCATGGCAGAAATGGGTACTGCGGCTTTGAAAGACGCGCTAGCAGATGCGGGTCTTGAGGCGAATGACCTAGATGGTATTATCCTTGCCTGTTCAAACTTCCAGCGTACTTATCCTGCGGTCGCTATCGAGATTCAAAATGCAATCGGTATGATTGGTGGTTTTGCTTATGATATGAACGTCGCTTGTAGTGCCGCGACTTTTGGTCTATCGCAAGCACACGGCTCTATCGTTTCTGGTCTGGCTAAGCGCATCGCTGTGGTCAACGTTGAGATTACTTCAGCGCATCTAAACTGGCGTAACCGTGACAGCCACTTTATCTTTGGCGATGTCGCGACAGCATCTATCGTCGAAGAGCTAGACACGCCAAAAGGTTATGAGATTCTTAACTCTAAGCTATTTACCCAGTTTTCGACCAATATCAAAAACGAATACGGCTTTATGGATCGCTCAGAGTTCTTAGCAGCACAGACTGAGATGTATCCAGACATTAAAGAGCCAGTCACCGACAAGCTATTCTTACAAAATGGTCGAAAAGTGTTCCGTGAAGTCTGTCCAAAGGTTTCAGAAGTCATCACTGAGCATTTGCAAGAAAATGATATCGCAACGTCTGACGTTAAAATGATGTGGCTGCACCAAGCCAACGCCAATATGTTGGATTTAATCCTACGTACTGTGATTGGTAAAGAAGCAGATAAAGCGATTGTGCCAAGTGTCATTGCTGAATTTGCTAACACCAGTTCAGCCAGTCCGATGATTGTTTTCCATCGCTATAAAGATGAGCTAGCATCAGGTGATTTGGGTGTGATTTGCTCATTTGGTGCGGGTTACTCTATCGGTTCAGTGTTGGTGCGTAAGGTTTAA
- the lysS gene encoding lysine--tRNA ligase, whose translation MSKHNNQNQDQTPVVEDANELIAQLQAKLDDISASGKQPYPNTFKRTDYAQDLQTAFDGVSKQEIEEKAANGEKTQVNVAGRVMLNRGAFIVIQDMTGRIQLYVARKELDPETLATIKSLDLGDIVGVSGYIGRSGKGDLYVHIEEFQLLTKALRPMPNKFHGLADVEARYRNRHLDLMTNETTRDTFMIRSQVISGIRKFMLNERFMEVETPMMHPIPGGAVARPFVTHHNALDMPLYLRIAPELYLKRLVVGGFERVFEINRSFRNEGVSTRHNPEFTMIEFYQAYADYHDLMDLTERLFNELAMDILGTTEITYQEEAISLKAPFIRLSMSDAIAKYAENFDMARINDRDYLAEYASTTLKQQVKEVFGVGKLQTIIFEETAEHQLRQPTFITEYPAETSPLARRSDDNPEITDRFELFIGGRELANGFSELNDPADQAERFRGQVAEKDAGDDEAMHFDEEYIEALSYGLPPTAGEGIGIDRLVMLFTDSASIRDVILFPHMRRKLES comes from the coding sequence ATGTCAAAGCACAATAATCAGAACCAAGACCAAACTCCAGTTGTAGAAGACGCTAACGAGCTGATTGCGCAACTGCAAGCCAAGCTAGACGATATCAGTGCTTCAGGCAAGCAGCCGTATCCAAATACGTTTAAACGTACTGATTATGCGCAAGATTTGCAAACTGCTTTTGACGGCGTCTCAAAACAAGAAATTGAAGAAAAAGCGGCGAATGGTGAAAAAACACAGGTCAACGTGGCAGGTCGCGTCATGCTGAACCGTGGTGCCTTTATTGTTATTCAAGATATGACGGGTCGCATTCAGTTATATGTTGCACGCAAAGAGTTGGACCCAGAGACGTTGGCGACCATTAAATCACTAGATTTGGGTGATATTGTTGGCGTATCAGGCTATATCGGTCGCTCAGGCAAGGGCGACTTATATGTGCATATCGAAGAGTTTCAGTTATTGACTAAAGCGCTACGTCCAATGCCAAACAAGTTTCATGGTCTAGCTGATGTCGAAGCGCGCTATCGTAATCGTCATCTTGATTTGATGACCAATGAGACGACTCGTGATACCTTTATGATTCGCAGTCAAGTCATTAGCGGCATTCGCAAGTTTATGTTAAATGAGCGTTTCATGGAAGTTGAGACGCCGATGATGCATCCTATCCCAGGTGGTGCGGTGGCGCGTCCGTTTGTGACGCATCATAACGCTCTAGATATGCCTTTATATCTGCGTATCGCGCCTGAGCTTTACTTGAAGCGCTTAGTTGTTGGTGGTTTTGAAAGAGTGTTCGAGATTAACCGCAGCTTCCGCAACGAAGGTGTATCAACTCGCCATAATCCTGAATTTACCATGATTGAATTTTATCAAGCTTATGCTGATTATCATGACTTGATGGATTTGACCGAACGCTTATTTAATGAATTGGCGATGGATATCTTGGGCACAACTGAGATTACTTATCAAGAAGAAGCCATCAGTCTAAAAGCGCCATTTATACGTTTGTCTATGTCTGATGCAATTGCAAAATATGCCGAAAATTTCGATATGGCACGTATCAATGACCGTGATTATTTGGCAGAGTACGCCTCGACAACGCTTAAACAGCAAGTGAAAGAGGTGTTTGGTGTGGGCAAACTACAGACCATTATCTTTGAAGAAACCGCTGAACACCAATTGCGTCAGCCAACGTTCATCACTGAATATCCAGCGGAAACGTCACCACTGGCACGTCGTAGTGATGACAATCCTGAAATCACCGATCGTTTTGAGCTATTCATCGGTGGTCGTGAACTGGCAAACGGCTTTAGCGAGCTTAATGATCCTGCTGATCAGGCAGAACGCTTCCGTGGACAAGTCGCTGAAAAAGACGCTGGTGATGATGAAGCGATGCATTTTGATGAAGAGTACATCGAAGCGCTGTCTTATGGCTTACCACCAACCGCAGGTGAAGGTATCGGTATTGACCGTTTAGTGATGTTGTTTACTGATTCTGCCAGTATTCGTGATGTGATTTTGTTCCCGCATATGCGTCGCA
- the prfA gene encoding peptide chain release factor 1, with protein MKESLRLRLDQMVDRYEEVTALLSDPSIISDNNKFRELSVEHSDLMDITTLWQNYVRAETDQADAEAMLADASDPDMKEMMIDEIDNARETIVEMEEALNVMMLPKDPNDKVPAFLEIRAGTGGDEAAIFSGDLFRMYQKYAQTQGWTVEVLSASEGEHGGYKEIITRVSGNSVYGRLKFESGVHRVQRVPETESQGRVHTSACTVAVMPEVEIDDTVDLNPADIRFDTFRSSGAGGQHVNTTDSAVRLTHIPTGTVVECQQERSQHKNRAQAMKMLISKIQQVKVQAQVDAADTIRRDLVGSGDRSERIRTYNFPQGRMTDHRINLTLYKLDAIMEGDLDEILDALLREHQADLMASIGGGD; from the coding sequence ATGAAAGAATCCTTACGCCTGCGTTTAGACCAGATGGTAGACCGTTATGAAGAGGTCACCGCCTTATTATCAGATCCTAGTATCATCAGCGATAATAATAAATTCCGTGAATTGTCTGTCGAACACAGCGACTTGATGGATATCACTACTTTATGGCAGAACTATGTGCGTGCAGAAACGGATCAGGCTGATGCAGAGGCTATGCTGGCTGATGCATCAGATCCTGACATGAAAGAGATGATGATCGATGAGATTGATAACGCCCGCGAGACCATCGTAGAGATGGAAGAGGCGCTCAATGTCATGATGCTACCAAAAGATCCGAATGATAAAGTGCCTGCTTTCTTGGAAATTCGAGCGGGTACAGGTGGTGATGAAGCCGCGATTTTCTCTGGTGACTTGTTCCGCATGTACCAAAAATACGCGCAGACACAAGGCTGGACAGTGGAAGTGCTGTCGGCAAGTGAAGGCGAGCATGGCGGTTATAAAGAAATTATCACTCGCGTATCAGGCAACAGCGTGTATGGGCGCTTAAAGTTTGAATCTGGCGTACACCGTGTGCAGCGTGTGCCTGAAACCGAAAGCCAAGGTCGTGTGCATACCTCAGCTTGTACCGTGGCGGTGATGCCTGAGGTTGAGATTGATGATACAGTAGATCTAAATCCAGCCGATATCCGCTTTGATACCTTCCGTTCAAGCGGTGCGGGTGGTCAGCACGTTAACACCACTGACTCAGCCGTACGTTTGACCCACATTCCAACGGGTACCGTGGTAGAGTGTCAGCAAGAGCGTAGCCAACATAAAAACCGTGCGCAAGCGATGAAAATGCTGATTTCAAAGATTCAGCAAGTCAAAGTACAGGCTCAAGTTGATGCCGCAGATACCATACGCCGTGATTTGGTGGGTAGTGGCGATCGTTCAGAACGCATTCGCACTTATAATTTCCCACAAGGTCGCATGACCGATCACCGTATCAACCTGACGTTATACAAGCTTGATGCCATTATGGAAGGCGACTTGGATGAGATTCTTGATGCACTGTTGCGTGAGCATCAGGCTGATTTGATGGCCAGTATCGGCGGTGGTGATTAG